In Hahella sp. KA22, one genomic interval encodes:
- a CDS encoding FAD-dependent oxidoreductase, with the protein MKGSNIAVIGGGGAGAMAAWLLSKDNQVTLFEASDYLGGHAYSHPVATETGTQYIDMGVEYFNERLSPNLCALLTHFGVDSYVAPLTMHVDFPGEGRFWNNLNGKGELGAELLQEFDRFHLDMAAVLSSGDERYKKMSIGQYLDANDYSEAFKYQALAPLMTVYSGCNAPSLDYTLMYVAISFNMNLLSFFSPGYWRKAKGGINGYLKRIAQELGDRVKLNTPVQRVTPSASGVTVEFNGKSQRFDQVIFATHADVTLSMLATTETVYQEILGGFEHVPVRSYLHHDESWISAQGEGLYCQFKMPDSFDITAPEAQFGTLTRVNNALPPYRGVDKPLLVTFDPKAEIKPERIACERSWKLPKLRPVDFYRKTRIKEIQGVNNLWFCGTDTSLTGHEGAIVSAMVIADRLGAAYPYRDNTLAYVQFKVIKDIMGVNKPGEKFASWVGDLIFKTAKALSLHKEQSHKFIKDLMV; encoded by the coding sequence ATGAAAGGAAGCAACATCGCCGTGATCGGCGGGGGCGGCGCAGGCGCAATGGCCGCGTGGCTGCTCAGTAAAGACAATCAGGTCACGCTGTTCGAAGCCAGCGACTATCTGGGCGGCCACGCCTACAGTCACCCTGTCGCAACCGAGACGGGAACGCAGTATATCGACATGGGCGTGGAGTATTTCAATGAGCGCCTGTCTCCTAACTTATGCGCCTTGCTGACGCATTTCGGCGTCGACAGTTATGTGGCGCCGCTGACCATGCACGTGGATTTTCCCGGGGAAGGGCGGTTCTGGAACAATCTCAACGGCAAAGGCGAGTTAGGCGCGGAGCTGTTGCAGGAGTTTGACCGCTTTCATCTGGACATGGCCGCCGTGCTCAGTTCCGGGGATGAGCGTTACAAGAAAATGAGCATCGGCCAGTATCTGGACGCAAACGACTATTCGGAAGCGTTCAAATATCAGGCGCTGGCGCCGTTGATGACCGTCTATTCCGGCTGTAACGCGCCGTCCCTGGACTACACGCTGATGTACGTCGCCATTTCCTTCAACATGAATCTGCTGTCGTTCTTTTCGCCGGGCTACTGGCGCAAAGCCAAGGGGGGAATAAACGGCTACCTGAAACGCATCGCTCAGGAACTGGGCGACCGGGTGAAACTGAATACGCCGGTGCAGCGCGTGACCCCGTCCGCCTCCGGGGTCACGGTGGAGTTCAACGGTAAGAGTCAGCGTTTCGATCAAGTGATATTTGCTACTCATGCCGACGTGACTTTATCGATGCTGGCCACCACGGAAACCGTTTACCAGGAGATTTTAGGCGGGTTTGAACATGTTCCCGTGAGGAGTTACCTGCATCACGACGAGAGCTGGATCAGCGCCCAGGGCGAGGGTCTCTACTGTCAGTTCAAAATGCCGGACAGCTTCGATATTACGGCCCCGGAGGCGCAATTCGGCACGCTGACCCGGGTCAATAACGCACTGCCGCCGTATCGGGGCGTGGACAAGCCGCTGCTGGTCACTTTCGATCCGAAAGCCGAGATCAAACCGGAGCGCATCGCCTGCGAAAGATCATGGAAGCTGCCCAAGCTCAGGCCCGTGGACTTCTATCGCAAGACCCGCATCAAAGAGATTCAGGGCGTTAATAATCTTTGGTTCTGCGGCACAGACACCAGCCTGACCGGGCACGAAGGCGCCATTGTCTCGGCGATGGTGATCGCGGATCGGCTGGGCGCCGCCTATCCCTATCGGGACAACACGCTGGCCTACGTACAGTTCAAAGTGATCAAGGACATCATGGGCGTCAACAAGCCGGGGGAAAAATTCGCCTCCTGGGTTGGCGACCTGATCTTCAAGACGGCCAAGGCGCTATCCCTGCACAAAGAGCAATCCCACAAATTCATCAAGGACTTAATGGTTTAA
- a CDS encoding ACP S-malonyltransferase has product MEILMFPGQGSQHPGMGKDVFERYPTQCQDAEAVLGYSLAELCLQDREGRLNQTAYTQPALYFVCCLTYLDHLSQAGRSFHDSHDGCLLGHSLGLFPALFAAGVFDLMTGLRIVARRGELMQAIRGGGMLAVLGASADRLREKLIQLDCFDVDVANDNAPGQVVLSGREERMRQLSPLLEKEGLRCVPLPVSGAFHSRYMEPCRVQFADFLRGLDLKAPQKTVISSTSGDPIGGEHLVEEMAFQLVKPVRWSLTIQSLLRRYPQARFVELGPGRVLTNLQGKIQHAVATPAQA; this is encoded by the coding sequence ATGGAAATACTGATGTTTCCCGGCCAGGGATCGCAACATCCGGGCATGGGAAAAGACGTGTTCGAGCGCTACCCGACCCAGTGTCAGGATGCGGAAGCGGTCCTGGGTTACTCCCTCGCCGAATTGTGTCTGCAGGACCGGGAAGGGCGCTTGAACCAGACCGCTTATACACAGCCGGCGCTGTACTTTGTGTGCTGTCTGACCTATCTGGACCACCTGAGTCAGGCCGGTCGAAGCTTTCATGACTCCCATGACGGTTGTTTGCTCGGACACAGCCTGGGGCTGTTTCCGGCGCTGTTTGCGGCCGGCGTGTTTGACCTGATGACCGGGCTTCGCATTGTCGCCAGACGCGGAGAGCTGATGCAGGCCATCCGTGGCGGCGGCATGTTGGCGGTGCTGGGCGCCAGCGCCGACAGGTTAAGAGAAAAGCTGATCCAGCTTGATTGTTTCGATGTGGATGTGGCGAACGACAACGCGCCGGGGCAAGTGGTGTTGAGCGGCAGGGAAGAACGCATGCGACAGCTATCTCCGCTGCTGGAAAAGGAAGGGCTGCGCTGTGTGCCGTTACCGGTCAGCGGGGCGTTTCATTCCCGCTACATGGAGCCCTGCCGGGTGCAGTTCGCGGACTTTCTGCGGGGTCTCGACCTCAAAGCGCCGCAGAAGACGGTGATTTCCAGCACCAGTGGCGACCCCATTGGCGGCGAGCACCTCGTCGAAGAAATGGCTTTTCAGCTGGTAAAACCCGTGCGCTGGTCGCTGACCATTCAGAGCCTGTTGCGGCGCTACCCGCAGGCGCGTTTTGTCGAGTTGGGGCCGGGACGGGTGCTCACCAACCTGCAGGGAAAAATTCAGCATGCGGTCGCAACCCCCGCACAGGCTTAA
- a CDS encoding isochorismatase family protein yields MLLQKEKASVVIFNMQLELIPLLQNGTQLLNDCRWLADMCCDLQVPTQIIEHKKLGKLSQSLTEVAKDAEYLEKTHFDFMQEQAVAHSVEAARRDHYVLAGAETHVCLLQSALRLKAQGKEVFVLADTCSARSQTDHQAALRRLEQNGVQLITREMFFFELIRHSEYPNYLDLAMKYLDGRYIR; encoded by the coding sequence ATGTTGTTACAGAAAGAAAAAGCGTCTGTGGTTATTTTCAACATGCAGTTGGAGCTGATTCCACTGCTGCAAAACGGCACCCAGTTATTGAACGACTGCCGCTGGCTGGCGGACATGTGTTGCGATCTGCAGGTTCCCACCCAGATCATCGAGCACAAAAAGCTCGGCAAGCTGTCGCAATCTCTGACCGAGGTGGCGAAAGACGCGGAATATCTGGAGAAAACCCACTTCGATTTCATGCAGGAACAGGCCGTCGCTCACTCTGTGGAGGCCGCCAGACGCGATCATTACGTGCTGGCGGGAGCGGAAACCCACGTCTGCCTGTTGCAATCTGCGCTGCGCTTAAAAGCCCAGGGCAAAGAGGTGTTTGTGCTGGCGGACACCTGCTCAGCGCGCTCGCAAACCGACCATCAGGCGGCGCTGCGACGTCTTGAGCAAAACGGCGTGCAACTGATCACCCGGGAAATGTTCTTCTTCGAGCTGATCCGGCATTCCGAATACCCCAATTATCTGGATCTGGCGATGAAATATCTGGATGGGCGCTACATTCGTTAA
- a CDS encoding SDR family NAD(P)-dependent oxidoreductase → MEILRRQLTEVAAPPYGEIQAERVLVATDSAEAAEAARHMGAAVLRLDQVADEAAMQAELARIDGGRDIVAVIAGRNQAVASLTQGSWMSHSRRSLELLRWVFAQNRQMRLLSFHSQSDALSALFDGLARSACLEMPRCVFTSARIPSGPVGASLSGRISAALAWPGRRLRFDESGLRAESWIAAGQGDAGQTPFHDGDNIVLIGGAGGVGQELIRVLQSSRRLNLFVLGRKAPDAALTQTLKAYGVKSYLRVDATDYGVLKAAFTHIEQGFGPIKAVFNLAGTLDDCLFHNLNAERLHRTLLAKVGVVLNLAALQQDYRPQYVVNFSSLTATLGNIGQCAYGAANEFVELASEQLPNWYSFAWGLWRSQGMQMTDGSALRPMEPGPACERMLSALVAGERHLVIYDGAAEGMAALRGDREAPAREAQTQVAPDSSAPVSSMSVSLTDKGALEEKTRRWLKDIVRRHSGLKTLKDDDNLLDKGLDSVASIQISTDIAAQLSPEGEFKLSRAILFECSTIRQLAEHLMERAQPLLCACLADTDGAAASQQVETAPAEQAQIDATDNTPDGKEANSEHVKTHGGGATPTLTNEPKLSTDAYRDDDIAIIGMAGEFPNGATPEAFWRSLAEGEDAVCVIPQDRWDWRRDYSASATQAGAAYGRHGGFMAGVAEFDPAFFNIAPVDAALLDPQERRFLQVSYHALEDAGYFASPTQEVGVFAAAMFGHYQDLDAPGRVVSSSFAAIANRVSYAFDLQGPSLTVDTMCSGSLTALHMACNSLRLGDCRMALAGGVNIMAHPGKYRLLSQGKFLSASGHCHAFGVEADGYVPGEGAAVVVLKTVADAIRDQDVIYAIVRATAINSGGKTSSFTVPSARAQQRVIQDAIRKSGVNPAQVNYIEAHGAGTSLGDPIELQALQNAYGADLEGADAPCYLGSVKSNIGHLESAAAMAGLFKVVQQFAHEQLAPTLHCAIENPYLNIEQTRFQLVREKQHWPLAGAVTRFAGLSSFGAGGANGHVILQQYLARESAGTAPAQSHYLIALSAPNRSGLRRVKQQLAAYLRAQPQINLYSLSYTLCCARQHHAERECYVVESASVLIDRLESADSLQTDSPQTNSLQTNSPANGSLASLMRAYLQGDRVDFAAVFPVKSLLRDAPKYPFARDLYWAPTLQAEAVSAESKTAKPVGPSSALRPDSTPAVLLAPVWRHTEPPTLSKPIPLVAVMAPSEQALPTLIDGARVLLIRPGAALSFQHDVLTLRPDNLDDYTQALNYIAHELNQEEIYWINCNLSWSDASALNLAKAMQACSRPCVILNVNDSRQIPENIAMGGVFRVLALENAHVSYRQAQIAIPAESWDQQDWGWLLAELAETGEDFKEVERGEGEPRERNNQKGERWERSLTCIEPAQGARLRQEGVYLISGGMGMIGKEIAQRLQADYNANVILVGRSALSPERAAWLQQWPQGEISYQQADIADPVQAQRLIADVLQKHGRLHGVIQSAGVLKDAQVQNKSLADFSAVMAAKVEGTRQLDRCTAHLELDFFCLFSSMSSIMGNVGQCDYVAANRFLDEFAAERNRRVKQGARKGHTLSINWPLWIDDQDSENLMDQYRSLADYLRRHYGFTPLTLAQGATLFITWINGVADQYDQVMGLVGDQEKIRERFTSTTVQEPKQQGKSASQNPSQAVASEAQIQAGLTRLVQALTRLSEEDISADKSWGDLGLNSVMMQTLAQDIGKTFGAQVPPNALFSYNNIQRLAEYLLQQGATLADAASDDTDAQTEAALSGESSQADVVASAPQTSAEGRSEETVSEQGFAIIGMSGVMPGAADLDAFWELLTANRSAIRRVERWGDKNYYAGTIDDIERFDARFFGLSAREAMLMDPQHRLFLQTSYNALTDAGYAPALLSNVGVFAGVQFNDYQTLLQTWGQSSHPYAATGNAHAMLANRVSYLLNFNGPSQTIDTACSSALVAVNRGVMSLQRNECDVALVGAVSLLIDPAISDAAHSMGVLSPDHRCATFDDSANGYVRAEGVGCVVIKRLADAQRDGDSIYGVIEASAENHGGRANSLTAPNPQAQSALLQKAYTPELAQRVSYIETHGTGTQLGDPIEIDALHQAFRALAPNRREGSIALGAVKSNIGHLEPAAGMASLLKVLLCLQHRRLPANIHFHRLNPMIRLNEGPFRLLTENCAWEAAVPRVAGISSFGFGGSNAHVIVSERLPSPVVKRAERPCWLVTLSAKTPYSLAGMKAQLLDRLQASDHGLADIAFTLNTGREAFPYRLSWIARSTTDLVEQIRQTDAARQEKCAGKASHWTPDLSQNDWTAVMQEAKAQYQQGALIDWTPLFTDGAYRRLHLPGYVFDTKPYWFEQAADSAAMKEVNHGS, encoded by the coding sequence ATGGAAATATTAAGACGGCAATTGACGGAGGTCGCCGCGCCTCCCTACGGCGAAATTCAGGCGGAGCGAGTGCTGGTGGCGACGGACAGCGCCGAGGCGGCGGAGGCTGCACGCCATATGGGCGCAGCGGTTCTGCGCCTGGATCAGGTCGCGGATGAGGCGGCGATGCAGGCCGAATTGGCCCGGATCGACGGCGGTCGGGATATTGTTGCAGTGATTGCCGGACGCAATCAGGCTGTGGCCTCGCTGACTCAGGGGAGCTGGATGTCCCATAGCCGTCGCAGCCTTGAGTTGCTGCGCTGGGTATTCGCTCAGAATCGCCAGATGCGCCTGCTGTCGTTCCATTCGCAATCCGATGCGCTCAGTGCATTATTCGACGGGCTGGCCCGTTCCGCCTGTCTGGAAATGCCCCGTTGCGTCTTCACTTCCGCACGCATTCCCTCCGGTCCTGTTGGGGCATCGTTATCAGGCCGCATCTCCGCCGCGCTCGCCTGGCCGGGACGCCGCCTGCGCTTTGACGAGTCGGGCCTGCGCGCTGAGTCCTGGATCGCCGCGGGGCAGGGCGATGCGGGTCAAACCCCGTTCCACGACGGCGACAATATTGTGCTGATCGGCGGCGCCGGCGGCGTGGGCCAGGAACTGATTCGCGTGCTGCAGTCTTCCCGTCGGCTGAATTTATTCGTACTGGGCCGCAAAGCGCCTGACGCCGCCTTGACGCAGACTTTGAAGGCGTATGGCGTGAAAAGTTACCTGCGCGTCGACGCCACGGACTATGGCGTGCTGAAGGCGGCTTTCACTCATATCGAGCAGGGATTCGGACCGATCAAGGCGGTGTTCAATCTGGCGGGAACGCTGGACGATTGTCTTTTCCATAACCTGAATGCGGAGCGCCTGCACCGGACCCTGCTCGCCAAAGTCGGCGTGGTGTTGAATCTGGCGGCGTTGCAGCAGGATTACCGGCCGCAGTACGTGGTCAACTTCAGTTCCCTGACGGCGACGCTCGGCAACATCGGGCAATGCGCTTATGGGGCGGCCAATGAGTTCGTTGAACTGGCGTCGGAGCAATTGCCTAACTGGTATAGCTTCGCCTGGGGCCTGTGGCGTTCTCAGGGTATGCAGATGACCGACGGGTCAGCACTGCGTCCCATGGAGCCGGGCCCCGCCTGTGAGCGCATGCTATCCGCCTTGGTCGCGGGAGAACGCCATTTGGTGATCTACGACGGCGCAGCGGAAGGAATGGCGGCATTGCGCGGGGACAGGGAGGCTCCAGCGAGAGAGGCGCAAACTCAGGTCGCCCCTGACTCCTCAGCGCCAGTATCGTCAATGTCTGTATCGTTAACAGACAAGGGCGCATTAGAAGAGAAAACGAGACGCTGGCTGAAAGACATCGTACGTCGCCATAGCGGACTGAAAACCCTGAAGGATGATGACAACCTGCTGGACAAAGGCCTCGACAGCGTCGCCAGCATTCAGATCAGCACAGACATCGCGGCGCAGTTATCGCCCGAGGGCGAGTTCAAACTCAGTCGCGCTATCTTGTTTGAGTGCTCCACCATCAGGCAACTGGCGGAGCATTTGATGGAGCGGGCGCAGCCGCTGTTATGCGCCTGTCTGGCGGACACGGACGGCGCTGCGGCGTCCCAGCAAGTGGAAACAGCACCTGCCGAACAAGCGCAAATTGACGCCACAGACAATACGCCTGACGGCAAAGAAGCTAACTCTGAGCATGTCAAAACTCATGGCGGCGGCGCTACCCCAACGTTGACCAATGAACCCAAACTCTCGACGGACGCTTATCGGGACGACGACATCGCCATCATCGGCATGGCGGGGGAGTTTCCCAATGGCGCGACGCCGGAAGCGTTCTGGCGTTCTCTGGCGGAGGGCGAAGACGCTGTGTGCGTCATCCCGCAGGATCGCTGGGACTGGCGGCGGGATTACTCCGCCTCTGCCACGCAGGCGGGTGCCGCTTATGGCCGTCATGGCGGTTTTATGGCGGGCGTCGCTGAGTTCGATCCGGCTTTTTTCAACATTGCCCCGGTGGACGCAGCGCTGCTTGATCCTCAGGAAAGACGGTTTCTGCAAGTCAGCTACCATGCCTTGGAAGACGCCGGCTATTTCGCTTCGCCCACCCAGGAGGTGGGCGTGTTCGCCGCCGCCATGTTCGGCCATTATCAGGACCTGGACGCCCCCGGCAGAGTCGTGAGCAGTTCGTTCGCCGCCATCGCCAATCGCGTGTCCTATGCGTTCGATCTGCAAGGCCCCAGTCTCACCGTGGACACCATGTGCTCAGGGTCTTTGACCGCGCTGCACATGGCGTGCAACAGCCTGCGTCTGGGGGATTGCCGCATGGCGCTGGCCGGCGGCGTGAATATCATGGCGCACCCGGGCAAATACCGGCTGCTGTCGCAAGGCAAGTTCCTCAGCGCCAGCGGCCATTGTCACGCGTTCGGCGTGGAGGCGGACGGCTATGTTCCCGGCGAAGGAGCGGCGGTGGTGGTGTTAAAGACCGTCGCCGACGCCATACGCGATCAGGACGTGATTTACGCCATCGTGCGCGCCACAGCGATTAATTCCGGCGGCAAGACCAGCAGCTTTACGGTCCCGTCGGCGCGGGCGCAACAACGGGTGATTCAGGACGCCATACGTAAGTCCGGCGTGAATCCCGCCCAGGTTAACTACATCGAGGCCCATGGCGCCGGCACCAGTCTGGGCGACCCCATTGAACTGCAGGCGTTGCAAAACGCATACGGCGCTGATCTGGAGGGTGCGGACGCGCCTTGTTACCTCGGCTCGGTGAAAAGCAACATCGGGCATCTGGAATCCGCCGCCGCGATGGCGGGACTCTTCAAGGTGGTCCAGCAGTTCGCCCATGAACAGCTTGCCCCAACACTGCATTGCGCCATTGAGAATCCCTATCTGAATATCGAACAAACCCGCTTTCAACTGGTGCGGGAAAAGCAGCACTGGCCTCTGGCGGGAGCGGTCACCCGCTTCGCCGGGCTCAGCTCTTTCGGCGCCGGTGGCGCCAATGGCCACGTTATTCTGCAGCAGTACCTGGCGAGGGAATCCGCCGGAACAGCTCCGGCGCAATCGCACTATCTTATTGCCCTGTCGGCGCCCAATCGCAGCGGTCTGCGACGGGTGAAACAGCAACTGGCGGCGTATTTGCGCGCGCAGCCGCAAATCAATTTATACAGCCTGAGCTACACCCTGTGTTGCGCCCGCCAACATCACGCCGAGCGGGAATGCTACGTCGTAGAGTCCGCAAGCGTATTGATTGACAGACTGGAAAGCGCAGACAGTCTGCAAACGGACAGTCCGCAAACAAATAGCCTGCAAACGAATAGCCCGGCGAACGGGTCATTGGCGTCGTTAATGCGTGCATACCTGCAAGGGGATCGCGTGGATTTCGCCGCCGTCTTTCCAGTGAAGTCACTGCTGCGAGACGCGCCTAAATATCCTTTCGCCCGCGATCTTTACTGGGCGCCGACGCTGCAGGCGGAAGCTGTTTCGGCAGAGTCTAAAACGGCTAAACCTGTCGGGCCATCTTCAGCGCTGAGACCGGACTCGACGCCCGCCGTACTGTTGGCGCCGGTATGGCGACACACGGAACCCCCAACGCTGTCGAAGCCCATTCCGCTGGTGGCGGTGATGGCGCCGTCAGAGCAGGCATTGCCGACATTGATCGACGGCGCGCGGGTGCTGCTCATCCGTCCGGGCGCGGCGTTGAGTTTTCAGCATGACGTACTGACCCTGCGGCCTGATAACCTGGACGACTATACTCAGGCGCTGAATTACATCGCCCATGAACTGAATCAGGAAGAGATTTATTGGATTAACTGCAACCTGTCCTGGAGCGACGCGTCGGCGTTGAATCTGGCGAAGGCGATGCAGGCCTGTTCGCGCCCTTGCGTCATACTGAACGTCAACGACAGCAGGCAAATCCCGGAGAACATCGCCATGGGCGGAGTTTTCCGAGTGCTGGCGCTGGAGAATGCTCATGTTAGCTACCGGCAGGCGCAGATCGCCATACCTGCTGAGTCCTGGGACCAGCAGGACTGGGGCTGGCTGTTAGCCGAACTGGCCGAAACCGGAGAGGATTTCAAGGAAGTCGAACGCGGTGAAGGTGAGCCCAGGGAAAGAAATAATCAGAAAGGGGAACGCTGGGAGCGCAGCCTGACCTGCATTGAACCCGCTCAGGGAGCACGTCTGCGCCAGGAAGGCGTATATCTGATCAGCGGCGGCATGGGCATGATCGGCAAAGAAATCGCCCAACGTCTGCAAGCGGACTACAACGCCAACGTGATTCTGGTCGGACGGTCAGCGCTGTCGCCAGAGCGGGCGGCCTGGCTGCAGCAATGGCCGCAAGGAGAAATCAGTTATCAGCAAGCCGATATCGCTGACCCGGTTCAAGCGCAGCGCCTGATTGCGGATGTACTGCAAAAGCACGGTCGTTTGCACGGCGTCATTCAGTCCGCCGGCGTATTGAAAGACGCCCAGGTGCAGAACAAGTCGCTGGCGGACTTTTCCGCGGTCATGGCGGCGAAGGTGGAGGGGACCCGACAACTGGACCGTTGCACGGCCCACCTGGAGCTGGATTTCTTCTGCCTGTTTTCTTCCATGTCCAGCATCATGGGCAATGTGGGGCAGTGCGACTACGTCGCCGCCAACCGCTTTCTTGACGAGTTTGCGGCGGAGCGCAATCGACGGGTCAAACAAGGGGCGCGCAAGGGCCATACGCTGTCTATCAACTGGCCGCTGTGGATCGACGATCAGGATAGCGAAAACCTGATGGATCAGTATCGCTCTCTGGCGGATTACCTGCGGCGTCATTATGGGTTTACGCCGTTGACGCTGGCGCAGGGCGCGACGCTCTTCATCACCTGGATTAACGGCGTCGCCGATCAGTATGACCAGGTTATGGGACTGGTGGGCGATCAGGAAAAGATCCGCGAGCGCTTCACGTCGACGACCGTCCAAGAGCCTAAACAACAGGGTAAAAGCGCCAGTCAAAACCCGTCTCAGGCCGTCGCCTCCGAAGCGCAAATCCAGGCGGGGCTGACCCGTCTGGTGCAAGCCTTAACCCGGCTTTCGGAAGAGGATATCAGTGCAGACAAAAGCTGGGGCGACCTGGGCCTCAACTCCGTCATGATGCAGACCCTGGCGCAGGATATTGGCAAGACCTTTGGCGCCCAGGTTCCGCCTAACGCCTTATTCAGCTACAACAATATCCAGCGACTGGCGGAATATCTGCTGCAACAGGGCGCCACTCTGGCGGACGCCGCCTCGGACGACACTGATGCGCAGACCGAGGCGGCGTTATCCGGCGAGTCATCTCAAGCGGACGTTGTTGCGTCGGCGCCGCAGACGTCTGCGGAGGGACGCTCCGAGGAGACAGTATCAGAGCAAGGCTTCGCCATCATTGGCATGAGCGGCGTCATGCCGGGAGCGGCGGATCTGGACGCATTCTGGGAGCTGCTGACGGCGAACCGCAGCGCCATTCGCCGCGTGGAGCGCTGGGGAGATAAAAACTATTACGCGGGAACCATTGACGATATTGAGCGTTTTGACGCCCGCTTCTTTGGCCTGTCCGCCCGCGAGGCGATGCTGATGGACCCGCAGCACCGTCTGTTTTTGCAGACCAGCTACAACGCTCTGACCGACGCCGGGTATGCGCCGGCATTACTGAGTAATGTCGGCGTTTTCGCCGGGGTGCAGTTCAACGATTATCAGACCTTGCTGCAGACCTGGGGGCAAAGCTCGCACCCCTACGCCGCCACTGGCAACGCGCACGCCATGCTGGCCAACCGGGTGTCGTACCTGCTCAACTTCAACGGCCCCAGTCAGACCATCGACACCGCCTGTTCCAGCGCGCTGGTGGCGGTGAATCGCGGAGTGATGTCATTGCAGCGCAACGAATGCGATGTGGCCTTGGTGGGCGCGGTGAGTCTGCTGATCGACCCGGCTATCAGCGATGCCGCGCACAGCATGGGCGTACTTTCTCCGGATCACCGCTGCGCGACCTTTGACGACAGCGCCAACGGCTATGTGCGGGCGGAAGGCGTAGGGTGCGTGGTGATCAAGCGTCTGGCGGATGCGCAGCGGGATGGCGACAGCATTTACGGCGTGATCGAAGCCTCTGCGGAAAACCATGGCGGGCGCGCGAACTCGTTGACCGCGCCGAATCCACAGGCGCAGTCAGCGTTGCTGCAAAAGGCCTACACGCCGGAACTGGCGCAGCGGGTCAGCTATATCGAGACCCATGGCACCGGCACGCAACTGGGCGACCCCATTGAAATCGACGCCCTGCATCAGGCGTTCCGCGCGCTGGCGCCGAACCGACGCGAGGGAAGTATCGCGCTGGGCGCGGTGAAATCCAATATCGGTCACCTGGAGCCTGCGGCGGGAATGGCGTCGCTGCTGAAGGTGCTGCTGTGTCTGCAACATCGGCGACTGCCGGCGAATATCCATTTCCATCGCCTGAATCCCATGATTCGTCTCAACGAGGGCCCGTTCCGTCTGCTGACCGAGAATTGCGCCTGGGAAGCGGCGGTCCCGAGGGTGGCGGGGATCAGTTCGTTCGGATTTGGCGGCTCCAACGCGCATGTCATTGTGTCAGAGCGGTTGCCGTCGCCGGTCGTCAAACGGGCGGAGAGGCCATGCTGGTTAGTCACCCTCAGCGCCAAAACGCCGTACTCGCTGGCGGGCATGAAGGCGCAATTACTGGACCGCCTGCAAGCCTCCGATCACGGGTTGGCGGACATTGCTTTTACGTTGAATACCGGCCGCGAGGCCTTTCCTTATCGCCTGAGTTGGATCGCGCGCTCCACCACAGATCTGGTGGAGCAGATTCGCCAGACTGACGCCGCTCGTCAGGAAAAGTGCGCGGGCAAAGCTTCGCACTGGACGCCTGACCTGTCGCAAAACGACTGGACGGCGGTGATGCAGGAAGCCAAAGCGCAATATCAACAGGGGGCGCTGATTGATTGGACGCCCTTGTTTACGGACGGCGCTTATCGTCGTCTGCATTTACCGGGTTATGTCTTCGATACGAAGCCTTATTGGTTTGAACAGGCGGCGGACAGCGCCGCGATGAAAGAGGTGAATCATGGAAGTTAA